The Xiphophorus hellerii strain 12219 chromosome 22, Xiphophorus_hellerii-4.1, whole genome shotgun sequence genome has a window encoding:
- the LOC116713686 gene encoding peroxisomal N(1)-acetyl-spermine/spermidine oxidase-like — MAENVDAKIVIIGCGIAGIAAAHRLVKSGFTNVRILEATGRSGGRIKTGRLGNTMIEIGAAFIHGPSEENPVFCLARDYNLLDPKSLTPENQAVDVGEYPPLVPNWFTSSGQKVNPDDMDPATELFHVILENTPQSKSHKQRSWPSVGDFVRSEVRRRTAKRWKNKDKHTRQVLLGAISTMLKEECCSSATHSLEDLDLVGFSMYLSIKGVDCTFPSGAEGLISNLMSELPANLVSYSRPVRCVHWSYSESEENAVMVECEDGEKINADHVIVTLSLGYLKKHHSTLFSPPLPAQKLKSIQTIGFGTCDKIHIEFESPWWDADCEIIYLVWDDEEDISDHVSDISKNWVRKISSFNVVKSSKSGSHVLCGWISGHEAEHMETLPEQEVRRSITELIHRFSGDLTITPTRIECTRWFHDRWTLGSYCHPAIGCSAQNFKNMMEPLPTRGKQEPLQVMFAGEATHPSYYSTLHGALLSGRREADRLISHYS; from the exons ATGGCTGAGAATGTGGATGCAAAAATAGTGATCATAGGCTGCGGGATAGCTGGGATCGCAGCGGCTCACAGGCTGGTTAAATCTGGGTTCACTAATGTCCGGATACTTGAAGCCACTGGAAGAAGTGGAGGTCGAATTAAAACTGGCAGACTGG GTAATACCATGATAGAAATTGGTGCAGCTTTTATCCACGGTCCGTCTGAAGAGAACCCAGTGTTTTGTCTGGCCCGTGACTATAACCTCCTGGATCCTAAATCCCTCACACCAGAGAACCAAGCCGTGGATGTTGGTGAATATCCTCCTCTGGTTCCCAACTGGTTTACCAGTTCAG gTCAGAAGGTGAATCCTGATGACATGGATCCTGCGACAGAGTTGTTTCATGTAATCTTGGAAAATACTCCACAGTCCAAGAGTCACAAACAACGATCCTGGCCCAGTGTTGGAGATTTTGTGAGATCTGAG GTACGAAGGCGAACAGCAAAGAggtggaaaaataaagataagcACACCAGGCAGGTGCTGCTGGGTGCCATCAGTACTATGCTGAAGGAGGAATGTTGTTCAAGTGCTACTCACTCACTGGAGGACTTAGATCTGGTTGGATTCTCTATGTACCTGAGTATAAAAGGAGTGGACTGCACATTCCCAAG TGGTGCTGAGGGCTTAATCAGCAACTTGATGTCAGAGCTCCCCGCCAACTTGGTGTCATACAGTCGGCCTGTACGCTGTGTTCACTGGAGCTACAGCGAGAGTGAAGAGAATGCTGTGATGGTGGAGTGTGAGGATGGGGAAAAGATTAATGCTGATCATGTCATTGTCACCCTGTCTCTAG GATACCTGAAGAAACATCACTCAACTCTGTTCTCACCTCCTCTTCCTGCCCAGAAGCTGAAGTCCATTCAGACAATAGGATTTGGAACATGTGACAAAATCCATATTGAGTTTGAATCCCCCTGGTGGGATGCTGACTGTGAGATCATTTATCTGGTGTGGGATGATGAG GAGGATATTTCAGACCATGTGTCAGATATAAGCAAAAACTGGGTTAGGAAGATCTCATCATTTAATGTGGTGAAATCCTCTAAAAG TGGAAGCCATGTTCTCTGCGGTTGGATTTCTGGACACGAGGCGGAGCACATGGAAACACTTCCTGAGCAGGAAGTTAGGCGTTCCATCACAGAGCTCATCCATAGATTCTCAG gAGACCTTACCATCACACCTACGAGAATCGAGTGTACCCGGTGGTTTCATGATCGCTGGACGTTGGGATCTTACTGCCACCCAGCAATCGGTTGCTCAGCGCAGAATTTTAAGAACATGATGGAGCCCTTGCCAACCAGAGGAAAGCAGGAG CCCCTGCAGGTGATGTTTGCTGGAGAGGCCACTCATCCGTCCTACTACTCAACCCTCCATGGAGCACTACTCTCTGGCCGGAGGGAAGCTGACAGACTCATCTCTCACTACTCTTAA